One genomic window of Thalassolituus hydrocarboniclasticus includes the following:
- a CDS encoding nucleotidyltransferase family protein, which translates to MSNTDAPIGVILLAAGKSERFGADKRLVQIDKPQSTQQQPMLLTTLQQIRASGLPLFVVLRPGDQQWGDALDKLSIDWGICPEAAQGMGHSLAFGVHATQQWNGWLIALADMPFIHSQTYRYVADNLKQHAIVRPRLKSQPQRPAHPVGFQRQFACELMACEGDHGARDLLQKHHDQLFELLLEDDGIVRDIDRPQDLNV; encoded by the coding sequence ATGAGCAACACCGATGCCCCGATTGGCGTGATCCTGTTAGCCGCCGGTAAAAGCGAGCGCTTTGGCGCCGATAAACGTCTGGTGCAGATAGACAAGCCCCAGAGTACACAGCAACAGCCGATGCTGCTCACAACATTGCAGCAGATCCGCGCCAGCGGTTTACCACTGTTTGTGGTACTGCGCCCCGGAGATCAGCAATGGGGCGATGCTCTGGATAAACTCAGTATCGATTGGGGCATCTGCCCGGAAGCAGCACAGGGCATGGGCCATAGTCTGGCCTTTGGTGTACACGCCACCCAGCAATGGAATGGCTGGCTGATTGCACTGGCCGATATGCCCTTTATTCACAGCCAGACCTACCGCTACGTAGCAGACAACCTTAAACAACATGCCATTGTGCGCCCGCGGCTGAAAAGCCAGCCCCAACGGCCCGCTCATCCGGTTGGTTTTCAGCGCCAGTTTGCCTGTGAGCTGATGGCCTGCGAAGGTGATCATGGCGCACGCGATCTGCTGCAAAAACACCATGATCAGCTGTTTGAGCTGCTGCTTGAGGACGATGGCATTGTGCGTGATATCGACCGGCCGCAGGACCTGAACGTATAA
- a CDS encoding fatty acid desaturase: protein MSIIKKYIPDSPASGKDTLQQSDAQRIEAIRSVIRSAGDDARRRYPILANQNLIGMSIFLFAISGILLTGFAYWQGMISAWLCIPTVAFLTSLLHELEHDLIHWQYFKNNKLIHHLMMAGVWIFRPGTINPWIRRHLHFLHHKTSGTEADIEERGIGNGRTFGPLRWLIMLDTFVGNFTRALVEAPKGKKLYHAARVLAANFPLPWITATVWYSVLGYHAINIIAPYFGVIPAWSAETLARFELLDIWVVVLIAPFYLRSFSINFISSNMHYYGNVNSVLQQTQVLTNPLFWPLQLFCFNFGSTHGIHHFVVGEPFYIRQLTAKAAQKVMKENGVPFNDLATFKRRNRYQPAAGRVVGEQVNAGI from the coding sequence ATGAGCATAATAAAAAAATATATCCCGGACTCACCGGCATCCGGAAAAGATACGCTGCAGCAGTCCGATGCGCAGCGTATCGAAGCCATCCGCAGCGTTATCCGCAGCGCCGGTGACGACGCCCGCCGCCGCTACCCGATTCTCGCCAATCAGAATCTGATTGGCATGAGCATTTTTCTGTTTGCCATCAGCGGCATTCTGCTGACGGGCTTTGCGTACTGGCAGGGCATGATCAGCGCCTGGCTGTGTATTCCGACGGTCGCTTTTTTAACCTCGCTGCTGCATGAGCTGGAGCACGATTTAATTCACTGGCAGTACTTTAAAAACAATAAACTGATCCACCATCTGATGATGGCCGGTGTGTGGATTTTCCGCCCCGGTACGATTAATCCGTGGATTCGCCGCCACCTGCATTTTCTGCATCATAAAACCTCAGGTACCGAGGCCGACATCGAAGAGCGTGGCATCGGTAATGGCCGCACCTTTGGGCCACTGCGCTGGCTGATTATGCTGGATACCTTTGTCGGCAATTTTACCCGCGCGCTGGTCGAAGCACCGAAAGGTAAAAAGCTGTACCACGCCGCCCGTGTGCTGGCCGCCAACTTCCCTCTGCCGTGGATCACCGCTACCGTCTGGTACAGCGTACTGGGCTACCATGCGATTAATATAATCGCGCCTTATTTTGGTGTTATTCCGGCGTGGTCGGCCGAAACTCTGGCACGCTTTGAACTGCTGGACATATGGGTGGTGGTATTAATTGCGCCGTTTTATCTGCGTTCATTCAGCATTAACTTTATCAGCTCAAATATGCACTACTACGGCAACGTTAATTCCGTACTGCAGCAAACACAGGTATTAACCAACCCGCTGTTCTGGCCGCTGCAGTTATTCTGTTTTAATTTCGGCAGCACCCACGGCATTCACCACTTTGTGGTTGGCGAGCCCTTTTATATCCGCCAGCTGACGGCAAAAGCTGCGCAAAAAGTGATGAAAGAAAATGGCGTGCCATTTAATGATCTGGCGACCTTTAAGCGCCGTAACCGTTATCAGCCAGCGGCTGGACGTGTGGTTGGTGAACAGGTTAATGCAGGGATCTGA
- a CDS encoding AraC family transcriptional regulator, with protein MSQLQQQAIYPAAELFLLKQFMRREGIAPAQALLGTGLDEAQLSRADSLVSSEQFDRIYRNLYRLAARADFGLALGQALNLSRWGLLSAALFSSKTLGDALATANQLRVLLRSRFTLSAAMREGGYDIEVRKREGMEYPLNSVFAHEMLFASLQVQIAQLLGADFRFSEVRLNYPPPSHTAEYSRYFSCKVLFNAPVSGFRIERDTMHQPLPLANPAAKQQAMLVAEAELKRVLQVQKGDIGWQVRALIQGSEQRLALDDVAAGLNLSPRTLRRKLQEAGLTFRQISDEELLKKAMLLLDDQQQKVSSVAVACGFKDLLSFREAFKRWSGMTPQEYRRR; from the coding sequence ATGAGCCAGCTACAGCAACAGGCTATTTATCCGGCCGCCGAGCTTTTTCTGCTGAAGCAGTTTATGCGCCGCGAAGGCATTGCTCCGGCGCAGGCGCTGCTTGGTACCGGGCTGGATGAAGCGCAGCTGAGCCGGGCCGACTCGCTGGTATCGTCGGAGCAGTTTGATCGGATTTACCGCAATCTGTACCGCCTGGCGGCACGCGCGGATTTTGGTCTGGCACTGGGACAGGCGCTGAATCTGTCGCGCTGGGGATTATTGTCGGCGGCGCTGTTCAGCAGCAAAACCCTGGGCGATGCACTGGCTACTGCCAATCAGTTGCGGGTATTATTACGCAGTCGTTTTACCCTGAGTGCCGCGATGCGTGAGGGTGGTTACGATATTGAGGTGCGCAAACGCGAGGGCATGGAATATCCGCTCAATTCGGTATTTGCCCATGAAATGTTGTTTGCCAGTCTGCAGGTGCAGATTGCTCAGTTATTGGGGGCGGATTTTCGCTTCAGCGAGGTGCGGCTGAATTATCCGCCACCGTCTCATACCGCCGAATACAGCCGCTATTTTTCCTGCAAGGTGCTGTTTAATGCGCCGGTCAGTGGCTTCCGCATTGAACGCGATACCATGCATCAACCCCTGCCACTTGCGAACCCGGCGGCGAAACAACAGGCGATGCTGGTGGCCGAAGCAGAGCTGAAACGGGTGCTGCAGGTACAGAAGGGCGATATCGGCTGGCAGGTGCGGGCATTGATTCAGGGCAGCGAACAGCGTCTGGCATTAGATGATGTTGCTGCCGGTTTAAATCTTTCGCCGCGCACATTAAGACGAAAATTACAGGAAGCGGGGCTGACCTTTCGCCAGATCAGCGATGAAGAATTACTGAAAAAAGCCATGTTATTACTGGACGATCAGCAACAGAAAGTCAGCTCTGTTGCGGTAGCTTGTGGCTTTAAAGATTTACTCAGTTTCCGCGAGGCCTTTAAACGCTGGAGCGGTATGACGCCGCAGGAGTACCGGCGGCGCTGA
- a CDS encoding (2Fe-2S)-binding protein → MIRLTVNGVEHTLDVEGDTPLLWVVRDVLGLKGSKFGCGAGLCGACTMHLNGQPIRTCIMPLSAVAGQNITTIEGLSPANASVQQLTPVQQAWLELNVPQCGYCQSGQIMAATALLASNPNPSDADIDNAMSGNICRCGTYPRIRSAIHKAAGMMSAGSHPQAARNGELFSEVTLPQAANSEELSHG, encoded by the coding sequence ATGATCAGGCTGACCGTAAATGGTGTGGAGCACACACTGGATGTTGAGGGCGATACCCCGCTGTTATGGGTGGTACGCGATGTTCTGGGCTTAAAAGGCAGTAAGTTCGGCTGCGGCGCGGGCCTGTGTGGCGCCTGCACCATGCATCTGAATGGTCAGCCGATCCGCACCTGCATTATGCCGCTGTCGGCGGTTGCCGGGCAGAATATCACCACCATCGAAGGGCTGAGCCCGGCCAACGCCAGCGTGCAGCAGCTCACCCCGGTGCAGCAGGCCTGGCTGGAGCTGAACGTGCCGCAATGTGGCTACTGCCAGTCCGGACAGATCATGGCCGCTACCGCCCTGCTGGCCAGCAACCCGAATCCCAGCGATGCCGATATCGACAACGCCATGAGCGGCAATATCTGCCGCTGCGGTACTTATCCGCGCATCCGCTCTGCCATTCATAAAGCGGCGGGCATGATGAGCGCCGGCAGCCATCCGCAGGCCGCGCGCAACGGCGAGCTGTTCAGTGAAGTCACTCTGCCGCAAGCGGCCAATTCAGAGGAGCTGAGCCATGGATAA
- a CDS encoding response regulator — MTRILIIDDEPQIRRFLTISLESQGYQLSEADTGRRGLEQIALEQPDLIILDLGLPDIDGQQVLRELRTFCETPVIVLSVRNSEREKVEALDNGCNDYVEKPFGVKELLARIRAVLRSTSGKEQAPMGYDDGHLKVDLPSRTVSVDGERIRFSPREYELLLELIQHPGQILTQQYLLRKYWGDSHIEDSHYLRIFIRQIRNKLGDDPTRPAYIETDAGVGYRFIGELKSL, encoded by the coding sequence ATGACGCGCATTCTGATCATTGATGATGAACCGCAGATCCGCCGCTTTTTAACCATCAGTCTGGAATCGCAGGGCTATCAGCTGAGTGAAGCCGATACCGGCCGCCGCGGGCTTGAACAGATTGCGCTGGAACAACCGGATCTGATTATTCTTGATCTCGGTTTACCCGATATCGATGGCCAGCAGGTATTGCGTGAATTGCGCACCTTCTGTGAAACGCCGGTCATTGTGTTATCGGTGCGCAACAGCGAGCGGGAAAAAGTCGAAGCACTGGATAATGGCTGTAACGACTATGTGGAAAAACCCTTTGGCGTAAAAGAATTACTGGCCCGTATCCGTGCGGTACTGCGCAGCACCAGTGGTAAAGAACAGGCGCCAATGGGCTACGACGACGGTCATTTAAAAGTCGATTTACCCTCGCGCACCGTCAGCGTCGATGGTGAGCGCATCCGCTTTTCGCCGCGGGAATATGAATTATTGCTGGAATTAATTCAGCATCCGGGACAAATACTGACGCAGCAATATCTGCTGCGCAAATACTGGGGTGACAGTCATATTGAAGACAGCCACTACCTGCGTATTTTTATCCGCCAGATCCGTAATAAACTCGGTGACGACCCGACCAGACCTGCTTATATCGAAACCGATGCCGGCGTTGGCTATCGTTTTATCGGCGAATTAAAAAGCCTCTGA
- a CDS encoding glutathione S-transferase family protein, whose amino-acid sequence MNNTVLHQYEISPFCAKVRRVLQLKGLDYEVRNIGALTTQLGGVKRLSPQGKLPVLEFGGERLADSSLIVRELERRFPAVAPLLPDDEQQRAQVHLWEDWADESLYFLEVYLRFAVKENRNYWAGRVCAADPAWFATIARPIVPATMMKQLKAQGMGRKSLAQVLAELDQHLQMLNALLHEREWLVGEQITLADIAVAVQLQAIAATPQGQKALQGYPRIQLWLARSGEQDTE is encoded by the coding sequence ATGAACAATACCGTGCTGCACCAGTACGAAATATCCCCATTCTGCGCCAAAGTCCGGCGCGTGCTGCAGCTCAAAGGGCTGGATTATGAGGTGCGTAATATCGGCGCGCTGACAACACAGCTGGGCGGGGTCAAACGCCTGAGTCCGCAGGGTAAATTACCGGTACTGGAGTTCGGCGGTGAGCGTCTGGCGGATTCAAGCCTGATTGTGCGCGAACTGGAGCGGCGCTTTCCGGCGGTTGCGCCACTGCTACCAGACGATGAACAGCAGCGTGCTCAGGTGCATCTGTGGGAAGACTGGGCCGATGAGAGCTTGTATTTCCTCGAGGTGTATCTGCGCTTTGCCGTAAAAGAAAACCGTAACTACTGGGCCGGGCGTGTCTGTGCCGCCGATCCGGCCTGGTTTGCCACCATTGCCCGGCCGATAGTGCCGGCCACCATGATGAAGCAGCTGAAAGCTCAGGGCATGGGGCGTAAATCATTGGCGCAGGTATTGGCGGAACTCGATCAGCACCTGCAGATGCTGAATGCCCTGTTGCATGAGCGCGAATGGCTGGTGGGGGAGCAGATAACGCTGGCCGACATTGCCGTGGCCGTACAGCTACAGGCGATAGCGGCGACGCCACAGGGGCAAAAGGCGCTGCAGGGCTATCCGCGTATCCAGTTGTGGCTGGCGCGCAGTGGTGAGCAAGACACTGAATAA
- a CDS encoding xanthine dehydrogenase family protein molybdopterin-binding subunit: MDKSLNSGLSRRSFLKASALSSGGLLLSVALPGCAAIGMKNQGMVSAGEWQSNAWLRIDTDNRITFILDRVEMGQGTYTGLVTLLAEELEVDPALVQVEFAGVGSAYDNPLYKLQITGGSTSVASSFKRIRLAGASAREMLKQAAAQVWALDNTSSLHCDNGQVIHSSGKTLSYGELASIAATFSVPEDTALKSPDEYRYIGKYNKRLDAQQKVTGQAVYGIDVELPGMLYAVISRAPAFGGTVKTLDSSAAKAASGVVDVFQLQAAGRSGVAVVARSYWQARKAQQLLQIKWQTPEVAPSSDAIFAQYARDLDNEDGEQVRDDGDFSAAAEQAASTLSAEYQLPYLAHATLEPQNCVVKADADGMEVWAPTQSASMARVAAGKHSRYSLDDIVIHTTWIGGGFGRRILQDYVAECAVIADRLQQPVKLIWNREEDTAHDWYRPASLHRLQATIGADGKASGWQHRIAHPKVFEWFVGDAAPAQYPFMPKFMFPMLASAGKLGEGILAPKDSSGYEGANDVPYALDNIDVRFIHSEPGVPVGYWRSVGFSHNGFVTESFIDELAHQQKQDPLNFRLELLARHPRAQSLLRRVAQLADWGRPLPGCHQGVAIHKSFNTWVAQIADVQVEGKTFSVKRVVCAVDCGQAVNPDMIRAQMEGGINFALTAALYGNITLKDGAVQQSNFHDYALLRMPEAPQIVVDIADNQYDPTGVGEPGVPPLAPAVANALFAATGQRLRRLPLQLA, encoded by the coding sequence ATGGATAAGTCATTAAACAGTGGCCTCAGCCGCCGCTCCTTCTTAAAAGCCAGCGCCCTGTCATCCGGTGGCCTGCTGCTCAGTGTTGCCCTGCCCGGCTGTGCCGCCATCGGCATGAAAAATCAGGGCATGGTCAGCGCCGGCGAATGGCAGAGCAATGCCTGGCTGCGCATCGATACCGATAACCGCATTACCTTTATCCTCGACCGCGTTGAGATGGGTCAGGGCACCTATACCGGTCTGGTCACCCTGCTGGCCGAAGAGCTGGAAGTCGACCCGGCGCTGGTACAGGTCGAGTTTGCCGGCGTCGGCAGCGCCTACGATAACCCGCTGTACAAACTACAGATCACCGGTGGCTCCACCAGCGTAGCCAGCAGCTTTAAGCGCATCCGTCTGGCCGGTGCCAGCGCGCGTGAAATGCTGAAGCAGGCTGCCGCTCAGGTCTGGGCGCTGGACAACACCAGCAGTCTGCACTGCGACAACGGTCAGGTGATTCACAGCAGCGGTAAAACCCTCAGCTACGGCGAACTGGCGAGCATTGCCGCTACCTTCTCCGTACCGGAAGACACCGCGCTGAAATCTCCGGATGAATACCGCTATATCGGTAAATACAACAAGCGTCTGGATGCCCAGCAGAAAGTAACGGGCCAGGCCGTGTATGGCATCGACGTTGAACTGCCGGGCATGCTCTACGCCGTAATCAGCCGCGCACCGGCCTTTGGTGGCACGGTCAAAACCCTCGACAGCAGCGCGGCCAAAGCCGCCAGCGGTGTGGTTGATGTGTTCCAACTGCAAGCCGCCGGTCGTTCCGGTGTAGCCGTTGTGGCCCGCTCTTACTGGCAGGCGCGTAAAGCGCAGCAGTTACTGCAGATCAAATGGCAGACGCCGGAGGTCGCGCCCAGCAGCGACGCTATTTTTGCTCAGTACGCCCGCGATCTGGATAACGAAGACGGCGAACAGGTACGCGACGACGGCGACTTCAGCGCTGCCGCCGAACAGGCCGCCAGCACCTTAAGCGCCGAGTATCAGCTGCCCTATCTGGCCCACGCCACGCTGGAGCCACAGAACTGCGTGGTTAAGGCCGATGCCGATGGTATGGAAGTCTGGGCGCCGACCCAGTCCGCCAGCATGGCGCGGGTCGCAGCCGGTAAACACAGCCGCTACAGCCTCGATGACATTGTGATTCACACCACCTGGATTGGCGGTGGTTTTGGCCGCCGTATCCTGCAGGATTACGTCGCCGAATGCGCAGTGATTGCCGACCGCCTGCAGCAGCCGGTGAAGCTGATCTGGAACCGTGAAGAAGACACCGCCCACGACTGGTATCGCCCGGCCAGTCTGCATCGTCTGCAGGCAACGATTGGCGCCGACGGCAAAGCCAGTGGCTGGCAGCACCGCATTGCCCACCCGAAAGTGTTCGAGTGGTTTGTTGGCGATGCCGCCCCGGCGCAGTATCCCTTTATGCCGAAATTTATGTTCCCGATGCTGGCCAGTGCCGGCAAGCTGGGCGAAGGCATTCTGGCGCCGAAAGACAGCTCCGGCTACGAAGGCGCCAACGATGTGCCTTACGCGCTGGACAATATCGACGTGCGCTTTATCCACAGCGAACCCGGCGTACCCGTTGGTTACTGGCGTTCGGTGGGCTTCTCGCACAATGGCTTTGTAACCGAGAGCTTTATCGACGAACTGGCCCACCAGCAGAAGCAGGACCCGCTGAACTTCCGCCTTGAGCTGCTGGCCCGGCATCCGCGCGCGCAAAGTCTGCTGCGCCGGGTGGCGCAACTGGCCGACTGGGGCCGGCCGCTGCCGGGCTGCCATCAGGGCGTGGCGATTCATAAAAGCTTTAACACCTGGGTCGCGCAGATTGCCGATGTACAGGTTGAGGGGAAAACCTTCAGCGTTAAGCGTGTGGTCTGCGCCGTCGACTGCGGCCAGGCGGTTAACCCGGATATGATCCGCGCACAAATGGAAGGCGGTATTAACTTTGCCCTCACCGCCGCGCTGTACGGCAATATCACGCTGAAAGACGGCGCGGTACAGCAGAGCAACTTCCACGACTACGCCCTGCTGCGGATGCCGGAAGCGCCGCAGATTGTGGTCGATATTGCCGACAACCAGTACGACCCGACCGGTGTGGGTGAGCCCGGCGTGCCGCCACTGGCACCGGCGGTGGCTAATGCGCTGTTTGCCGCCACCGGCCAGCGTCTGCGTCGCCTGCCGTTGCAGCTGGCGTAA
- a CDS encoding sensor histidine kinase translates to MLLNDNSRWRWSHWLLALLAPLLATLVCWFFAELLPAASLALFYLAAVLLTAVSTAIRPALLSAVVSFLSYNFFFTAPHFTLFILHREDILTASLLILVALVTGQLAAGLREKVDALQSSERWTKQQMMLAQSLASCMQAGELIDIFLQEVQALFRPDLLQTDTQSVVHTRASNEHNGVKKGSLSSHWDNHCFHIVLCDNDQHLHEIQLPLKAPVNAWLKTRIEATAEILRLAWSRVLLVENLQQETVIKEREQLRSALLSSISHDLRTPLATMIGSVSSLCDLRPSLSEAQQDELLRNTLSEARRLDRYIQKLLDMTKIGQGELKLERDWAGIDDILSVSLKRLQPLLDGQNIVIQIEPELPLLYVHAALLEQATFNVLENAVRYTPAGKNIQINAHASGNRLLIDIADSGPGIPPEHWPHIFDMFFTLAKGDQQTGGTGLGLTICQGILAAHGGSANILYSSAEQGTCFRLSLPVDNAVPGNNAEPMDNTNRGTL, encoded by the coding sequence ATGTTGCTGAACGATAATAGCAGGTGGCGCTGGTCACACTGGTTACTGGCTTTATTAGCACCGTTACTGGCCACACTGGTGTGCTGGTTTTTTGCTGAGCTGTTACCGGCTGCCAGCCTCGCTTTATTTTATCTGGCAGCGGTACTGCTCACGGCCGTCTCCACCGCCATCCGCCCGGCATTGCTGAGCGCGGTTGTCTCCTTTCTGTCGTACAACTTCTTTTTTACCGCGCCCCACTTCACCCTGTTTATTCTGCACCGCGAAGATATTCTCACTGCCTCTTTACTGATTCTGGTCGCGCTGGTTACCGGCCAGCTGGCCGCGGGTTTACGGGAAAAGGTAGATGCCCTGCAAAGCAGCGAACGCTGGACCAAACAGCAGATGATGCTGGCACAGTCACTGGCTTCCTGTATGCAGGCCGGAGAACTGATTGATATTTTTCTGCAGGAAGTACAGGCCCTGTTCCGACCCGATTTATTACAGACGGATACCCAATCCGTTGTCCACACCCGCGCCAGCAACGAACACAACGGTGTTAAGAAAGGCAGCTTAAGCAGCCACTGGGATAATCATTGTTTTCATATCGTGCTGTGCGACAACGATCAGCACCTGCACGAAATTCAGTTACCACTGAAAGCGCCGGTGAATGCCTGGCTGAAAACCCGTATTGAAGCCACCGCCGAAATCCTCCGTCTCGCCTGGAGCCGGGTATTACTGGTCGAAAATCTGCAGCAGGAAACCGTGATTAAAGAGCGCGAACAATTACGTTCGGCCCTGTTGTCGTCCATATCCCACGATTTACGCACCCCCCTGGCCACCATGATCGGATCGGTCAGCAGCCTGTGTGATTTGCGTCCCAGTCTGAGCGAAGCACAACAGGACGAACTGCTGCGCAACACGCTGTCGGAAGCGCGACGACTGGACCGCTATATTCAGAAGTTACTGGATATGACCAAGATCGGTCAGGGGGAATTAAAGCTGGAGCGTGACTGGGCCGGTATCGACGATATTCTCAGCGTTTCTCTTAAACGCCTGCAACCGTTACTCGACGGTCAGAATATTGTTATTCAGATTGAACCGGAATTACCCCTGCTCTACGTCCATGCCGCACTGCTGGAACAGGCCACCTTTAATGTGCTGGAAAATGCCGTACGCTACACGCCGGCCGGTAAAAATATTCAGATTAATGCCCATGCCAGCGGCAACCGCCTGCTGATTGATATTGCCGACTCCGGGCCAGGTATTCCGCCGGAACACTGGCCGCATATTTTTGATATGTTTTTTACCCTCGCCAAAGGTGATCAGCAAACCGGCGGCACCGGTCTGGGTCTGACTATTTGCCAGGGAATTCTCGCCGCCCATGGTGGCAGCGCCAATATTCTTTACAGCTCCGCAGAACAGGGCACCTGTTTCCGCCTCAGCCTGCCTGTGGATAATGCCGTGCCTGGAAACAATGCTGAGCCTATGGATAACACCAACCGGGGAACGCTATGA
- a CDS encoding phosphatidylinositol-specific phospholipase C domain-containing protein gives MKTTLKTTLAFSLGMLASAGALAMSSTPPSDPITDFQNSWAGKALAHQRSIDMNSPLADNSMLGSHNTYNSSVYSDPTRYIDPQQKHSIYDQLRIGARFIELDAHWTAHTHGWPWEWGTDLLLCHSGIGTEWGDLHVGCSLTDRRVSDGVQEVANWLNDNPQEVIILYFEDHTDGHHQELLNILNSKLNGKIYASNGCKSIPSNLTKAQVRAAGKQVVLWKDGGCSDNSGMKNLAFTGLGDIGRTWEDRTAVGAIGAFFTGGAVNRIDSAGVVQAFKNGVNIVNLDNLTYNDGRMAAGVWSWDNGEPNNYNGNQDCAVQWGNGRWDDADCNSNYHFACEDNSGNWAISAWAGRWTDGAQACSQLGGSYHFAAPTNSKANEALKAVKGGMSHVWLNASDRAQEGKWVAN, from the coding sequence ATGAAAACAACCCTGAAAACAACCCTCGCATTTTCCCTTGGTATGCTGGCTTCTGCCGGTGCGCTGGCCATGAGCTCAACCCCGCCAAGTGACCCTATTACCGATTTTCAGAACAGCTGGGCAGGCAAAGCCCTGGCTCATCAGCGCAGTATCGATATGAACTCGCCGCTGGCGGATAACAGCATGCTCGGCTCGCACAATACCTATAACTCTTCGGTCTACAGCGACCCGACCCGTTATATCGACCCGCAGCAGAAGCACTCCATCTACGATCAGCTGCGTATCGGTGCGCGCTTTATTGAACTGGATGCACACTGGACTGCGCACACCCATGGCTGGCCGTGGGAGTGGGGTACAGACCTGCTGCTGTGTCACTCCGGTATCGGCACCGAATGGGGCGATCTGCATGTTGGCTGCAGCCTGACCGACCGCCGCGTCAGCGATGGTGTGCAGGAAGTGGCGAACTGGCTGAACGACAATCCGCAGGAAGTGATCATTCTGTATTTTGAAGATCACACCGATGGTCATCATCAGGAACTGCTGAACATTCTGAACAGCAAACTGAACGGAAAAATCTACGCCAGCAATGGCTGTAAGAGCATCCCATCGAACCTGACCAAAGCTCAGGTGCGTGCCGCCGGTAAACAGGTTGTGCTGTGGAAAGACGGTGGCTGCTCTGATAACAGCGGTATGAAAAACCTCGCCTTTACCGGGCTGGGTGACATTGGCCGTACCTGGGAAGACCGCACCGCCGTGGGTGCTATCGGCGCCTTCTTTACCGGTGGTGCTGTGAACCGTATCGACAGTGCCGGCGTGGTGCAGGCATTTAAAAACGGCGTGAACATCGTCAACCTCGATAACCTGACCTATAACGACGGGCGTATGGCGGCCGGTGTCTGGTCATGGGATAACGGTGAGCCGAATAACTACAACGGCAATCAGGATTGCGCTGTGCAGTGGGGTAATGGCCGCTGGGATGACGCTGACTGTAACAGCAACTATCACTTCGCCTGTGAAGACAACAGCGGCAACTGGGCGATCAGCGCCTGGGCTGGTCGCTGGACCGATGGTGCGCAGGCTTGCTCACAGCTGGGTGGCAGCTACCACTTTGCCGCACCAACCAACAGCAAGGCCAATGAAGCGCTGAAAGCGGTTAAAGGGGGTATGAGCCATGTGTGGCTGAATGCTTCTGACCGTGCACAGGAAGGTAAGTGGGTGGCGAACTGA
- a CDS encoding XdhC family protein, whose translation MQPSASGTDQHVLHSAAQWLSAGSPVWLATVVATYGSSPRPVGSLLAWSADFGMAGSLSGGCVEEDLIARLRAGQVDGSQPQLLLFGDNAAEQARYRLPCGGHLQILLQRLGKDDLAGIQQMLDWLSSRTPFVREVSLQSSEQRLTLLQHDSTKTCQLTSEYFIQPFQPAYQLLIVGAGEVARHLAALAQPAGFAVTICDHREEFLQGFDAPGAELLCAMPDTVINQRFADSHSAIVALAHDPRLDDMAMLDAFDTRAFYIGAMGSLATSAKRRERLAGLGVSAAQLQRLHAPVGLNIGSKTPYEIALSVLAHLLAERPAVN comes from the coding sequence ATGCAACCGTCTGCTTCAGGCACTGATCAGCATGTACTGCACTCAGCCGCGCAATGGCTGAGTGCCGGCAGCCCGGTCTGGCTCGCCACCGTGGTCGCCACCTACGGCAGCAGTCCGCGTCCGGTGGGTTCGCTGCTGGCCTGGTCGGCCGACTTCGGGATGGCCGGTTCGCTGTCGGGTGGCTGCGTGGAAGAGGATCTGATTGCCCGGCTGCGCGCCGGTCAGGTGGATGGCAGCCAGCCACAGCTGCTGCTGTTTGGTGATAATGCCGCCGAGCAGGCGCGTTATCGTCTGCCCTGTGGTGGTCATCTGCAGATATTGCTGCAGCGTTTGGGCAAAGATGATCTGGCCGGTATTCAGCAGATGCTGGATTGGCTGAGTTCACGCACGCCCTTTGTGCGCGAGGTGAGTTTGCAGTCGTCAGAGCAACGCCTGACACTGTTGCAGCATGATTCTACGAAAACCTGTCAGTTAACCTCTGAATACTTTATTCAGCCGTTTCAGCCGGCGTACCAGCTGTTGATTGTCGGTGCCGGCGAAGTTGCCCGTCATCTGGCGGCACTGGCACAACCGGCGGGTTTTGCCGTGACCATCTGCGACCACCGCGAGGAATTCCTGCAGGGCTTCGATGCCCCCGGTGCCGAGCTGCTGTGCGCCATGCCCGACACAGTTATAAACCAGCGCTTTGCCGATTCGCACAGTGCCATTGTCGCGCTGGCCCACGACCCGCGCCTCGACGATATGGCCATGCTCGACGCCTTCGACACCCGCGCTTTTTATATCGGCGCCATGGGTTCACTGGCGACCTCGGCCAAGCGTCGCGAGCGTCTCGCCGGGCTCGGCGTCAGCGCTGCTCAGCTGCAGCGCCTGCATGCGCCCGTTGGCCTCAATATCGGCAGTAAAACGCCGTACGAAATCGCCCTATCGGTTCTCGCCCATCTGCTGGCCGAACGGCCTGCGGTAAACTGA